Within the Streptomyces sp. NBC_00353 genome, the region CGCTCGCCTCCGGGGGATCGCCCGCCAACGAGCCCATGGACCACGGGTTCATGTACGGCCGTTCCTTCCAGGACCCCGACCACCACATCTGGGAGGTCGTGTGGATGGACCCGGCCGCAGTTCAGAGCCAGGGCTGAGCCGTCCAGGGCCGAGCCGCAACGTTCGCCCCGGGCCCGGTCAGGACTTGAGGCCCGGCCAGGTCACCCCCGTGAGCTGCTCGGACGCCACCCACAGCCGTTCGCCCGCCACGTCGTTCAGCGTCCAGCGCGCCCGCCAGGACGGGGCGGGCGCACCCCGCCAGCCCAGCAGCTTCGGGCCGGTGAACGAGTCGGGGCGCACGCCGGGCGCGGTGGCCGCATACAGCGTCGGCAGCGCACCGGACGACGCGGGCTGGGCAACGAGCCGGTTGCCCAGTTCGAAGACCCGTTCCGCCGCCTTGCGGTTCTCCATCCGTACGCCCGCGGTCTGCAGATTGGTCGCCGCGTAGCCGGGGTGTGCGGCGGCGGCCACGATGTCGGATCCGGACGCCGCGAGCCGGCGCGCCAGCTCGTGGACGAAGAGCAGGTTCGCTGTCTTCGAGCGGCCGTACGCGATCCAACGGCGGTAGTTGCGCTCGCTGTTGAGATCGCCGATGTCGATGTTGGACGCGGCGTGCATCGCGCTGGACACGCTCACCACCCGGGCGCCGGGGGTGTCGAGCAGTTTGGGCAGGAGCAGGCCGCCCAGAGCGAAATGCCCGAGGTGGTTGACGCCGAACTGGGTCTCGAAGCCGTCGGCCGTCCTCCCGTACGGCAGGGCCATCACACCCGCGTTGTTGATCAGCAGATCCAGCCGGTCGGACGGGTACGCCGCGGCGAACGCCCTCACCGAGGACAGATCGGCCAGATCCAGGGGTGCGAACTCCACCCGCGCGTCCGGCACGGCAGCCCGGATGCGTGACTCGGCCTCCTTGCCGCGGCTCTCGTCCCGGCACGCCAGCAGCACCCGCGCGCCGCGGCGCGCCAGCTCCAGTGCCGTGACGAGTCCGATGCCGCTGTTGGCTCCGGTGACCACGGCCGTACGGCCGCTCTGGTCGGGGATGTCGCTCGCGTTCCAGCCCTGGGTCATGGATCAAGCGTACGGCCGGGACCTGTTGGCCGGAATCGGCTGCGGGGCGTTCCTGTCCCGGGCTTCGCGGAGCCCGTCAGGCGGCGCGCACCGCGAAGACCGGGACGCGCACCTCGTCGTCGTCCAGGCAGGCGCCCGTCGCCAGGTCGAAGCGCTGCTTCAGCAGCGGCGAGGCGACGAACGGACGCCCCTCGACGGACCCGAGCAGGCCGCGCGAGAGAACGTACGCCCCGGTGAACGGATCGCGGTTGTCGATCGCGTACGCGCGCCCTGCCCGGTCGACGAAGAGCGCGACCTGCCGGCCGTCCGGGAGGAGTGCCGCGATGCCCCGCCCGGGAGTCAGCCGCGACAGCTCGCAGACCGTGAACCAGTCAGTTCCGTCGGCGAGTTGGAGGACCGGAGTCTGCTGTGCCGTAGCCATCGTCTGTGCGGTCATCGGGAAGAGGTCCCTTCGAGAGTGCGGACAGCGAGCACCGGGCCGGCGAGGATCTCCAGGTCGGGCTTGACCTGGTCGCGTTCCGGGACGAACTTCACCGACGGGTCGGGTGCGTCGGGTGCGTTGACGAAGGTGACGAATCGCCGCAGCCGCTCCGGGTCGTTGATGGTCTCGGCCCACTCGTCGCGGTAGCCGGCGACATGGTCGGCCATCAGCCGCTCCAGCTCCTCGCAGAGCCCCAGCGAGTCATGGACGACGACGTCCCGTACGTGGTCGAGGCCGCCCTCGATGCGGTCCAGCCAGGTCGAGGTGCGCTCGAGACGGTCCGCGGTGCGGATGTAGAACATCAGGAACCGGTCGATGAGGCGCACCAGTTCGGCGTCGGAGAGGTCCTGGGCGAGCAGGTCCGCGTGGCGCGGTTCGGCGCCGCCGTTGCCGCCCACGTACAGGTTCCAGCCGCCTGCGGTGGCAATGATCCCGAAGTCCTTGCCACGGGCCTCCGCGCACTCCCGGGCGCAGCCGGACACCGCCGACTTCAGCTTGTGCGGCGAGCGCAGCCCGCGGTAGCGCAGCTCCAGGTCGATCGCCATCCGTACCGAGTCCTGCACGCCGTACCGGCACCAGGTCCGGCCCACGCAGGACTTGACCGTGCGCAGCGACTTTCCGTACGCGTGCCCGGACTCGAATCCGGCGTCCACCAGACGCGTCCAGATCAGCGGCAGCTGGTCGACACGGGCGCCGAACATGTCGATCCGCTGGCCCCCGGTGATCTTCGTGTAGAGGCCGAAGTCGCGGGCGACCTCGCCGATCACGATCAGCTTCTCCGGGGTGATCTCGCCTCCCGGGATGCGCGGCACGATCGAGTACGAGCCGTTGCGCTGGAGGTTGGCCAGGAAGTGGTCGTTGGTGTCCTGGAGGGCCGCCTGCTCGCCGTCCAGCACATAGCCGCTCGCGCCGAGCGCCGGAGCCAGCGACGCGATGATCGAGCCGACCGTCGGCTTGCAGATCTCGCAGCCGTCCCCGCCGCGCGCGGCCTCACGGCCGTGGGAGTCGAGCAGTTCCGCGTACGAGGCGATACCGAGGGTGCGGACGATCTCGTACAACTCGCTGCGGGTGTGCGAGAAGCAGCCGCACAGACCCTTGTCCTGGCTCTGCGGCAGCAGCTGCCCGATCACCTTCACGCAACTGCCGCAGCCGGTACCGGCCTTGGTGCACTTCTTCACCTCGGGCAGCGTGGTGTGCTCGCAGATCGCGCCCTTGGTGACGTTGTGGCAGGAGCAGATCACCGCGTCGTCCGGCAGCGCGGACGGGCCGAGCGTGACCGGGCCGCCCGCACCGGCCGGCAGCACCAGCTGCTCCGGGGCGACCGGCAGGACCGTACCGGTCATCGGCCGCAGCGTGCCGTACTGCTCGGCGTCCCCGACCAGCACCCCGCCGAGCAGGGTGCCGTCCCGGCCGATCACCAGCTTCTTGTAGACGCCGGTGCGGGAGTCCGCGTACACCACGTCGAGGCAGCCCTCGGCCGTGCCGTGCGCGTCGCCGAACGACGCCACGTCCACCCCGAGCAGCTTCAGCTTCGTCGACAGATCGGCGCCGGTGAACGCCGCCGCCCTGCCCGCGATCACCTCGGCGGCCGCCTGCGCCATCTCGTAGCCGGGCGCGACGAGTCCGTACACCCGGCCGTCCGCGGCCAGTGCGCACTCGCCGATCGCGAAGATCGCCGGGTCGGAGGTACGGCACTCCTCGTCGACGACGATGCCGCCGCGTGGTCCGACCGCCAGACCGCAGTCGCGGGCCAGCTGGTCCCGGGGGCGTACCCCCGCCGAGAAGACCACCAGGTCGGTGGCGAGCGACGAACCGTCGGAGAGTTCCATCCCGGTCACCGCGCCGTCCTCGCCCGCGGTGACCTCCTGCGTACCGACGCCCGTGTGCACGGTGAGGCCCATGGACTCGATGGTGCGCAGCAGCGCCGCGCCACCGCCTTCGTCGACCTGCACCGGCATCAGCCGGGGCGCGAACTCCACGACGTGTGTGTCGAGCCCGAGCCCCTTCAGCGCGCCCGCCGCCTCCAGCCCGAGCAGCCC harbors:
- a CDS encoding oxidoreductase, with product MTQGWNASDIPDQSGRTAVVTGANSGIGLVTALELARRGARVLLACRDESRGKEAESRIRAAVPDARVEFAPLDLADLSSVRAFAAAYPSDRLDLLINNAGVMALPYGRTADGFETQFGVNHLGHFALGGLLLPKLLDTPGARVVSVSSAMHAASNIDIGDLNSERNYRRWIAYGRSKTANLLFVHELARRLAASGSDIVAAAAHPGYAATNLQTAGVRMENRKAAERVFELGNRLVAQPASSGALPTLYAATAPGVRPDSFTGPKLLGWRGAPAPSWRARWTLNDVAGERLWVASEQLTGVTWPGLKS
- the nirB gene encoding nitrite reductase large subunit NirB produces the protein MPVSTPPTDHTAPVPTIVVVGHGMVGQRFLEALADRGLTATAGTARVVVLCEEPRAAYDRVQLTSYFAGRTPDDLSLAEPGFMDRHGFELHLGNPAESVDREARTVTARSGETFAYDTLVLATGSYPFVPPVPGKDAAGCFVYRTIEDLLAIEEYARTATTGAVVGGGLLGLEAAGALKGLGLDTHVVEFAPRLMPVQVDEGGGAALLRTIESMGLTVHTGVGTQEVTAGEDGAVTGMELSDGSSLATDLVVFSAGVRPRDQLARDCGLAVGPRGGIVVDEECRTSDPAIFAIGECALAADGRVYGLVAPGYEMAQAAAEVIAGRAAAFTGADLSTKLKLLGVDVASFGDAHGTAEGCLDVVYADSRTGVYKKLVIGRDGTLLGGVLVGDAEQYGTLRPMTGTVLPVAPEQLVLPAGAGGPVTLGPSALPDDAVICSCHNVTKGAICEHTTLPEVKKCTKAGTGCGSCVKVIGQLLPQSQDKGLCGCFSHTRSELYEIVRTLGIASYAELLDSHGREAARGGDGCEICKPTVGSIIASLAPALGASGYVLDGEQAALQDTNDHFLANLQRNGSYSIVPRIPGGEITPEKLIVIGEVARDFGLYTKITGGQRIDMFGARVDQLPLIWTRLVDAGFESGHAYGKSLRTVKSCVGRTWCRYGVQDSVRMAIDLELRYRGLRSPHKLKSAVSGCARECAEARGKDFGIIATAGGWNLYVGGNGGAEPRHADLLAQDLSDAELVRLIDRFLMFYIRTADRLERTSTWLDRIEGGLDHVRDVVVHDSLGLCEELERLMADHVAGYRDEWAETINDPERLRRFVTFVNAPDAPDPSVKFVPERDQVKPDLEILAGPVLAVRTLEGTSSR
- the nirD gene encoding nitrite reductase small subunit NirD, which produces MTAQTMATAQQTPVLQLADGTDWFTVCELSRLTPGRGIAALLPDGRQVALFVDRAGRAYAIDNRDPFTGAYVLSRGLLGSVEGRPFVASPLLKQRFDLATGACLDDDEVRVPVFAVRAA